In the genome of bacterium, one region contains:
- a CDS encoding AAA family ATPase: MSLRFTMISLENFWCFERLEMALEPDLTLLFAENGGGKTGILTALAMGMALFQPRSPKGLKGSFERDIRKVTRDELGAREPAGDCSLTWSAESALGSATWGLSLMAASERRSLDIDSIGRLMKAIRSPGERWPLFAWYGTERLRARLHRGRLPTTSNDRLDAYNGSLDPSLTEEPLLDWLMSRMISDVGRDRKGEPQRRQDDVVMEALVRATPGVKKAFFDAVEGAPMLIMDTGKAVPWRELSDGYHVFLSLVADIARRAVSLNDFDGENATDLVEGLVLVDEIDLHLHPKWQRTVLRGLRAAFPKLQFVVSTHSPQVLSSVENRQVRHLDNGRLVPGPVTVEGRDTNAILRDHMETDDRDEDGKQELRALYRALDHGNRDEFERLHTHLVQKWGELDPELIRAKAMVEWDEQ, from the coding sequence ATGAGTCTTAGATTCACAATGATCAGCCTGGAGAATTTCTGGTGCTTCGAGCGATTGGAGATGGCACTCGAACCGGATCTGACACTGCTCTTTGCCGAAAACGGCGGGGGAAAGACTGGGATCCTGACCGCGCTGGCAATGGGCATGGCGCTCTTCCAGCCACGGAGCCCGAAGGGTCTGAAGGGGAGCTTCGAGCGGGACATCCGCAAGGTAACGAGGGACGAACTCGGTGCCCGCGAACCGGCTGGCGATTGTTCACTCACGTGGTCGGCCGAATCTGCTTTGGGCTCGGCGACTTGGGGGCTCTCCTTGATGGCTGCGTCAGAGAGACGCTCTCTTGATATAGACAGTATCGGTCGCCTGATGAAGGCCATCCGAAGTCCTGGTGAACGATGGCCACTCTTCGCTTGGTACGGGACGGAGCGGCTGCGGGCTCGCTTGCACAGAGGGCGTCTTCCAACTACTTCGAATGACCGTTTGGACGCCTACAACGGCTCGCTCGATCCATCGCTTACCGAGGAACCCCTTCTCGATTGGCTCATGTCCCGAATGATTTCTGATGTTGGCCGGGACCGGAAAGGAGAGCCACAGCGGCGTCAAGATGACGTGGTGATGGAGGCGTTGGTGCGTGCGACACCGGGAGTGAAGAAGGCCTTTTTCGATGCTGTAGAGGGAGCGCCAATGCTGATCATGGACACCGGCAAAGCGGTTCCATGGCGCGAGCTTTCAGACGGTTATCACGTGTTCCTCTCGCTTGTGGCTGACATCGCCAGAAGGGCAGTTAGTCTAAATGATTTCGACGGCGAGAATGCCACTGATTTGGTGGAGGGCTTGGTATTGGTGGACGAGATCGATCTGCACCTGCATCCAAAGTGGCAGCGCACCGTGTTGCGCGGACTTCGTGCGGCGTTCCCGAAGCTACAGTTTGTCGTGTCGACCCACTCGCCCCAGGTTCTCAGTAGCGTTGAGAACAGGCAGGTTCGACATCTTGATAACGGGCGGTTGGTGCCAGGGCCGGTCACCGTGGAGGGGCGAGACACGAACGCAATTCTGCGGGACCACATGGAAACTGATGATCGCGACGAAGATGGAAAGCAGGAGCTGCGGGCACTCTACAGAGCACTCGACCATGGCAACAGAGATGAGTTTGAACGACTCCACACCCATCTTGTGCAAAAGTGGGGTGAACTGGACCCCGAACTTATCCGGGCAAAGGCCATGGTGGAGTGGGATGAGCAATGA
- a CDS encoding DEAD/DEAH box helicase — MSAFAVGSLVSARGREWVVLPSEEDLELLPVRPLGGRDDETTALLPALEEVTPASFALPTADQLGDHRSCSLLRDALRLGFRNSAGPFRSFARIAVEPRPYQLVPLLMALKLDPVRLLIADDLGVGKSIEAALIARELLDRGEIRRSAVLCPPHLAEQWQEELRSKFNIDAQLVLSSTANALEKRCMAHQSIFEVYDHVVISMDFIKQRGRKDEFLRTSPDLLIVDEAHTCAYSGDTRSGQHLRWDLINELSRIPEKHIVLVTATPHTGKEENFRSLLCLLDSSFANLPEDLSGQRNEAHRRRLAQHFVQRRRGDILNYMEAATHFPTRLEKEETYKLHPEYAQLFDRVVDYAREIIHVPGEAANRQRIRWWSAIALLRSLASSPASAAASLRSRAGFTGEESQEEIDEAGRRLILDATEVEGADTTDSTPGSDVMEMLPDSAQDRRRLLALAKAADALAGEKDEKLKKAAKLLKKLVNDGSRPIVFCRFIHTAEYVADQLRSMMPKAVEVAAVTGSIPPSEREERILELSKSDKRVLVCTDCLSEGINLQDHFDAVFHYDLGWSPTRHEQREGRVDRYGQPKDQVHVVTYYGTDTKIDGIVLDVLIRKHQTIKSTLGISVPVPAETNKVVEAIFEGLLLRGARDFNPDQMELFAPDEFASERDAFHKEWVNASEREKRSRTMFAQEGIKVDEVARELEAAREAIGSGTRLPEFVTAAIESVGGTVRIKNDTYHLAVAESPIEVRDLLRESFGRSLKATAKFQLPVPEGTLYFHRTHRAVEAIANHIFTTALDPLTTNAPARRAGVIRTRSVSVRTTLLLVRFRYHILTKRGDEEYPLLAEDCQLVAYRGAAADAEWMSEEEASNLLHSIPDAEREVPFGQAKAMINSVIEGYEALIPHLNQVANERGDQLLDQHRRVRDAARQKGVTYRVEPNLPADVLGVYVYLP; from the coding sequence ATGAGCGCTTTTGCGGTTGGTTCCCTGGTTTCGGCACGCGGACGGGAGTGGGTGGTGCTTCCATCGGAAGAGGATCTTGAGCTGCTCCCTGTGCGACCCCTCGGTGGCCGCGACGATGAGACGACAGCTCTCTTGCCTGCGTTGGAGGAAGTCACCCCCGCCTCTTTCGCACTACCAACAGCGGATCAACTGGGCGACCATCGATCTTGCTCATTGCTGCGCGATGCTCTTCGACTTGGTTTTCGCAACAGTGCCGGTCCCTTCCGATCCTTCGCCAGGATAGCCGTCGAGCCACGGCCTTACCAGCTTGTGCCCCTCCTGATGGCTTTGAAGCTCGATCCTGTACGCCTGCTCATTGCCGACGATCTTGGCGTTGGTAAGTCGATCGAAGCCGCGCTGATCGCCCGCGAACTTCTTGATCGTGGAGAGATCAGAAGGTCTGCCGTCCTCTGCCCTCCTCACCTCGCTGAGCAGTGGCAGGAAGAGCTTCGCAGCAAGTTCAACATCGATGCCCAGCTTGTTCTCTCCAGCACCGCGAACGCCCTGGAGAAGCGCTGCATGGCCCACCAGTCCATCTTCGAGGTGTACGACCACGTCGTCATCTCCATGGACTTCATCAAGCAGCGTGGCCGTAAGGACGAGTTCCTTCGCACCAGCCCCGATCTGCTCATCGTGGACGAGGCCCATACCTGCGCTTACTCGGGTGATACGCGAAGCGGACAGCACCTCCGCTGGGATTTGATCAACGAGCTTTCGCGCATACCCGAGAAGCACATCGTGCTGGTGACCGCGACGCCGCACACAGGCAAGGAAGAGAACTTCCGCTCCTTGCTCTGCCTTCTGGACTCCAGTTTCGCAAACCTTCCAGAGGATCTCTCAGGTCAGCGAAACGAAGCCCATCGTCGTCGTTTGGCCCAGCACTTTGTCCAGCGGCGCAGGGGCGACATCCTCAACTACATGGAAGCCGCGACGCACTTCCCCACGCGTCTGGAGAAGGAAGAGACCTACAAGCTTCATCCCGAGTACGCCCAGCTTTTCGACCGCGTCGTTGATTACGCTCGCGAGATCATTCATGTTCCCGGCGAAGCCGCTAACCGTCAGCGCATTCGTTGGTGGTCAGCGATCGCCCTGCTCAGATCGTTGGCATCCAGTCCCGCTTCCGCAGCGGCGAGCCTTCGGTCACGCGCAGGGTTTACCGGCGAAGAGTCCCAGGAAGAGATCGATGAGGCTGGTCGCCGACTGATCCTCGACGCGACCGAAGTCGAAGGTGCAGACACGACAGATTCGACCCCTGGCTCGGATGTCATGGAGATGCTGCCCGACTCGGCTCAGGACCGCCGTCGCCTTTTGGCCTTGGCGAAAGCAGCGGATGCACTGGCTGGAGAAAAAGACGAGAAGCTGAAGAAGGCAGCAAAGCTGCTGAAGAAACTCGTCAATGACGGCAGCCGCCCCATTGTCTTCTGTCGATTCATCCATACTGCGGAGTACGTTGCTGATCAACTTCGCTCAATGATGCCGAAAGCTGTCGAAGTCGCGGCGGTCACTGGCAGCATCCCACCCAGCGAGCGCGAAGAACGGATCCTCGAACTCTCGAAGAGCGACAAGCGGGTCCTGGTCTGCACGGACTGCCTTTCGGAAGGCATCAATCTACAGGATCACTTCGACGCGGTCTTCCACTACGATCTCGGATGGTCGCCAACCCGCCACGAGCAGCGCGAAGGAAGGGTAGATCGATACGGTCAGCCGAAGGATCAGGTCCACGTCGTCACGTACTACGGAACCGACACGAAGATCGACGGTATCGTGCTCGATGTTCTCATCAGAAAACATCAGACGATCAAGAGCACCCTCGGCATCTCGGTTCCCGTGCCTGCCGAAACGAACAAGGTGGTCGAGGCCATCTTCGAGGGACTCCTTCTCCGCGGTGCACGCGACTTCAACCCGGACCAGATGGAGCTTTTCGCGCCGGACGAGTTCGCCTCAGAGCGCGACGCCTTCCACAAGGAGTGGGTCAACGCCTCCGAGCGTGAGAAGCGCTCCCGCACGATGTTCGCACAGGAAGGCATCAAGGTGGACGAGGTCGCACGCGAACTCGAAGCTGCCCGTGAAGCCATTGGCTCCGGCACGCGCCTTCCCGAGTTCGTCACTGCGGCGATCGAATCAGTGGGAGGAACCGTCCGTATCAAGAACGACACCTACCACCTCGCCGTCGCTGAATCTCCCATCGAAGTGCGCGACCTTCTGCGCGAGTCCTTCGGTAGGAGCCTGAAGGCCACCGCGAAGTTCCAACTCCCCGTACCCGAAGGCACCCTTTACTTTCATCGAACTCACCGCGCCGTCGAAGCCATCGCCAACCACATCTTCACGACGGCTCTCGATCCTCTGACAACAAACGCCCCCGCACGTCGCGCTGGGGTGATCCGCACCCGCAGCGTCAGCGTTCGCACGACCCTGCTTTTGGTTCGCTTCCGATACCACATCCTCACCAAGCGCGGAGATGAGGAGTATCCCCTCCTCGCCGAAGACTGCCAGCTTGTTGCCTACCGGGGTGCTGCCGCCGATGCCGAATGGATGTCTGAAGAAGAAGCTTCCAACCTGCTCCATTCGATCCCCGACGCAGAACGCGAAGTCCCCTTCGGCCAGGCCAAGGCCATGATCAACAGCGTGATCGAAGGCTACGAGGCTCTCATTCCACACCTGAACCAGGTCGCCAACGAACGCGGCGACCAATTGCTCGACCAACACCGCCGCGTCCGCGATGCCGCCCGCCAGAAGGGTGTCACCTACCGCGTCGAACCTAACTTGCCCGCCGATGTTCTCGGCGTGTATGTGTACCTGCCATAA